From one Gracilibacillus salinarum genomic stretch:
- a CDS encoding VOC family protein, which produces MDNPILKEIGTVFIPVKNIEKARDWYCDILGLKTDGEIQFGHLYVISMESTGIVLDSKIYSEDKIFKTPAFHFNTKNIEKAFHFMSNKGVNLITGIEHNHYFNFKDPDGNILMICNC; this is translated from the coding sequence ATAGATAATCCAATATTAAAAGAAATCGGAACAGTATTTATACCAGTAAAAAATATAGAGAAAGCAAGAGATTGGTACTGTGATATATTAGGTTTGAAAACGGATGGAGAAATTCAGTTTGGTCATCTTTACGTAATATCGATGGAAAGTACAGGGATAGTGTTAGATAGCAAAATATATTCAGAGGATAAGATATTTAAGACACCAGCATTCCACTTCAATACAAAAAACATTGAAAAGGCATTTCATTTTATGAGTAATAAGGGTGTTAATTTGATTACCGGAATTGAACATAATCATTATTTTAATTTCAAAGATCCGGATGGGAATATTTTAATGATTTGTAATTGTTAA
- a CDS encoding TIGR04104 family putative zinc finger protein, with translation MLQKCVYCNKQFSWYEIYKYHLWFYNKSIECDNCGTEHIISVAGRFVFTFLTVMPALIFMNFLSTFNSFFVTLGIGITILTVGSFLAPYFVKFKKAI, from the coding sequence ATGTTGCAGAAATGTGTATACTGCAATAAACAGTTTAGCTGGTATGAAATTTATAAATACCATTTGTGGTTTTATAATAAATCAATTGAATGTGATAATTGTGGTACGGAACACATAATATCTGTTGCTGGAAGATTTGTATTTACATTTTTGACTGTTATGCCAGCATTAATATTTATGAATTTCCTTTCGACCTTTAACAGTTTTTTTGTGACACTTGGAATAGGAATCACTATTTTAACAGTAGGTTCTTTTTTGGCTCCATATTTTGTTAAGTTCAAGAAGGCTATATGA
- a CDS encoding tetratricopeptide repeat protein produces MEKQITKAIELRKNGSLKESNELLLTLVKESPNDAYINYQCAWSFDVLGEEKQAAPFYENAISLGLDGKDLEDALLGLGSTYRTLGEYEKSKSTFSKGTELFPDNKAIQVFYAMTLYNLNEHNSAMELLLKCIIDTTTDKEIMRYKKAISFYSDKLDNILV; encoded by the coding sequence ATGGAGAAGCAAATCACTAAAGCTATTGAGTTAAGGAAAAACGGTAGTCTAAAAGAATCTAATGAGTTACTTTTAACCTTGGTTAAAGAGTCTCCTAATGATGCTTACATCAACTATCAATGTGCTTGGAGTTTTGATGTATTAGGAGAAGAAAAGCAAGCAGCCCCCTTTTATGAAAATGCAATCAGTTTAGGGTTGGATGGAAAAGATTTAGAAGATGCCTTGTTAGGACTAGGTAGTACATATAGAACTCTAGGTGAGTATGAAAAGTCAAAGAGTACATTCAGTAAAGGAACTGAATTGTTTCCAGACAACAAAGCAATTCAAGTGTTCTACGCGATGACTTTGTATAATTTAAATGAGCATAACAGCGCTATGGAGTTGCTGTTAAAATGCATAATAGATACGACTACAGATAAGGAAATAATGAGGTATAAGAAAGCAATCAGTTTCTATTCCGATAAATTAGATAACATTTTGGTTTAA
- a CDS encoding GNAT family N-acetyltransferase, whose amino-acid sequence MIIERVTSLEQYKLDLLIDDSLAEGYKFIKRLVDEYTLEKNKFDKNGEALYVAKINKEVIGIGGLNIDPYLNLSDVGRVRHLYVLRKHRGTGIGKKLLNTIIDEAKDSFRSIRLSSTDNPAAVNLYKECGFLKVEGIYKASHILEMSQADNE is encoded by the coding sequence ATGATAATTGAAAGAGTTACATCGCTCGAACAGTATAAGTTAGATTTACTAATAGACGATAGTTTAGCTGAAGGGTATAAATTTATAAAGAGATTAGTTGATGAATATACATTAGAGAAAAACAAATTTGATAAAAATGGTGAGGCACTTTATGTTGCAAAAATTAATAAAGAGGTTATTGGTATTGGAGGTCTAAATATTGACCCGTATCTTAACCTTTCCGATGTAGGACGAGTAAGGCATCTTTATGTTTTGCGTAAGCACAGAGGTACTGGTATAGGAAAGAAACTTCTAAACACAATAATTGATGAAGCAAAGGATAGTTTTCGGTCAATAAGGTTATCATCTACTGATAATCCAGCTGCCGTTAATTTATATAAAGAATGTGGATTCTTAAAAGTAGAAGGTATTTATAAAGCTAGTCATATTTTAGAAATGTCACAAGCTGACAACGAATGA
- the istB gene encoding IS21-like element helper ATPase IstB → MRTLRLAETANHLPKLIREAEEKEVSFTQFLLDVTTFEQNRREEKQLEKRFKWATFPFYSTLEEFNIQEQKSLSNKKLNQLKDLTWIEQLYNIILLGPPGVGKTHLSIGLGIEALNQGFKVIFTTMGDLISVLKTEEITRKAKTRMKRIREADLVIIDDLMFMAMDKQEANMFFHLINDLYNQASIILTSNKGPKEWGELLGDQAITTAILDRILHRVEIIHLNEDSWRMKHRKTIFGQQSVSN, encoded by the coding sequence ATGAGAACCCTTCGATTAGCTGAAACAGCTAATCACCTTCCTAAATTAATTAGAGAAGCTGAGGAAAAGGAAGTATCCTTTACTCAGTTCCTCTTAGATGTAACAACTTTTGAGCAAAACCGTAGAGAAGAAAAACAATTGGAAAAACGATTCAAATGGGCGACATTTCCCTTCTATAGCACATTAGAGGAATTTAATATACAAGAACAGAAATCATTAAGCAATAAGAAATTAAACCAGCTTAAGGATTTAACCTGGATAGAACAATTATACAATATTATTCTTCTTGGACCGCCAGGTGTAGGTAAGACCCACCTATCCATTGGATTAGGAATAGAGGCTTTAAACCAAGGTTTCAAAGTAATATTTACAACTATGGGAGACCTAATAAGTGTGTTAAAAACTGAAGAAATTACTAGAAAAGCAAAAACAAGAATGAAAAGGATTAGAGAAGCAGATTTAGTCATTATTGATGATCTAATGTTCATGGCAATGGATAAACAAGAAGCAAATATGTTCTTTCATTTAATTAATGACCTTTATAATCAAGCGTCCATCATTTTGACTTCAAATAAAGGACCAAAAGAATGGGGAGAACTATTAGGAGATCAAGCAATTACAACAGCAATATTAGATCGAATACTGCACCGAGTGGAAATTATTCATTTGAATGAAGATAGTTGGCGAATGAAACATAGAAAAACTATATTTGGTCAACAAAGTGTTTCAAATTAA
- the istA gene encoding IS21 family transposase, with the protein MDKWKMYMEIQQLIKQGFSKTKVAEKLGVSRSTVYRNLEKSPSEMAGWVESLKTRSKKLEPYKELILSWLREHSDMSAAQVHDWLQEKHEDLKIGESTVRSFVRELREEYQIEKVTSPRDYEAIPDLPMGEQIQVDFGHTKQKTHDNRDEKLNFIAFVLANSRYKYKEWLDRPFTTQDVIRAHENAFKWFGGIPRELVYDQDSLIVVSENGGDLILTKEFQQYKETRKLNLYVCRKADPESKGKIENVVGFIKHNFAKHRVFHNIDSWNEQGWRWLNRTGNYKVHNTTKKRPVEVFSLEKQHLRPITKDIDLINNYEHSITRSVHKNNTIRYLSNRYSLPLGTFNKFENVCIKETEDKELIIYISQTGEIIAKHKIPEGKGQLVKDRKHSRDRTKGVGAFIDTVTNQFTDKELANHYLETLREKYPRYIKDQLQIILRETKENNENILSAALSECIKRNLYSATDFSDIVSYLKRQRRVDDTTTDNDQMVAPLNKTSGWVMETEAQKRKVDTYTDILEGDAV; encoded by the coding sequence GTGGATAAGTGGAAAATGTATATGGAGATACAACAGTTGATTAAACAAGGTTTTAGCAAAACAAAAGTGGCAGAAAAGTTAGGAGTTTCGAGATCAACAGTCTATCGAAACTTAGAAAAGTCTCCTTCGGAGATGGCTGGATGGGTAGAATCCTTAAAAACACGAAGCAAGAAATTAGAACCTTATAAAGAATTAATTCTTTCATGGTTGAGGGAACATTCTGATATGTCAGCTGCACAAGTTCATGATTGGCTACAAGAAAAGCATGAAGATTTAAAGATTGGTGAAAGTACAGTTCGTTCTTTTGTCAGAGAGTTAAGAGAAGAGTATCAAATAGAAAAAGTAACATCACCTAGAGATTATGAAGCTATCCCTGATTTACCGATGGGAGAGCAAATTCAAGTCGACTTTGGTCATACTAAACAAAAAACACATGATAATAGAGATGAAAAGCTTAACTTTATAGCTTTTGTTTTAGCCAATTCAAGATACAAATACAAAGAATGGTTAGATAGACCTTTTACAACACAAGATGTAATTCGGGCTCATGAAAATGCATTTAAATGGTTCGGTGGAATACCAAGAGAACTTGTATATGATCAAGATAGTTTAATAGTGGTAAGTGAGAATGGCGGAGACTTGATATTGACAAAGGAGTTCCAACAATATAAAGAAACTAGAAAACTAAATCTTTATGTTTGTAGAAAAGCTGATCCTGAGAGTAAAGGGAAAATAGAAAATGTGGTAGGTTTTATAAAACATAATTTCGCTAAACATAGAGTGTTTCACAATATCGATTCCTGGAATGAACAGGGATGGCGGTGGTTAAATAGGACAGGCAATTACAAGGTTCATAACACAACAAAAAAAAGACCAGTCGAAGTGTTCTCCTTAGAAAAGCAACACTTACGACCGATCACAAAAGATATAGATCTTATAAACAATTATGAACATAGTATAACAAGAAGTGTCCACAAGAACAATACCATTCGATATTTATCTAACAGGTATTCTCTTCCCCTGGGCACCTTTAACAAGTTTGAAAATGTCTGTATTAAAGAAACGGAAGATAAGGAACTCATTATCTATATTTCTCAAACCGGCGAGATAATAGCAAAACATAAGATCCCAGAAGGTAAAGGCCAGTTAGTCAAAGATCGAAAACACTCACGAGATAGGACGAAAGGTGTAGGTGCGTTTATTGATACTGTTACAAACCAATTCACAGATAAAGAATTGGCTAATCACTATCTAGAAACCCTTCGAGAAAAATATCCTAGATATATAAAAGATCAATTACAAATTATATTAAGAGAAACAAAAGAGAATAATGAGAATATTTTATCAGCAGCACTTAGTGAATGTATCAAAAGGAATTTATACAGTGCGACAGATTTCAGCGATATCGTTTCATACCTGAAACGACAACGCCGAGTCGATGATACAACAACCGATAATGATCAGATGGTGGCACCATTAAATAAAACTTCTGGATGGGTAATGGAGACAGAAGCACAGAAAAGAAAAGTCGATACCTATACTGACATATTGGAAGGTGATGCAGTTTGA
- a CDS encoding endonuclease/exonuclease/phosphatase family protein, producing MKKVFYSIFLCGLITVLVSNGFLGTSKLTASEKSAKSSEVQLNVMTYNLRYLNDSDPSPHTWEERLPAIKKLIQKNHPDIIGTQEAVYQQITDLENTLNHYSWIGLGREGGSKGEYSAIFYNEHRYTPLEYDHFWLSDTPNVIGSTSWGNSIPRMATWAKFLDHASNQSFNVVNTHFDHQSANAREKSAALINEKIKEFDPDLPVLLTGDFNASPDSIPYETLTSEGPFDDLLKTANVTINENLGTFNGFDDKTGGGPDSRIDWVLGKGNIFTHKTRIINDYKNGQFPSDHYPVTSNLTISY from the coding sequence TTGAAAAAAGTATTTTATTCAATTTTTCTATGCGGTTTGATCACAGTATTAGTAAGTAATGGATTTCTAGGTACATCAAAATTAACAGCTTCAGAAAAATCTGCAAAATCTTCCGAAGTCCAATTAAATGTTATGACGTATAATCTAAGGTATTTAAATGATAGTGATCCGTCACCACATACTTGGGAAGAGAGACTTCCAGCTATTAAAAAACTTATACAAAAAAATCACCCGGATATTATAGGTACCCAAGAAGCTGTTTATCAGCAAATAACCGATTTGGAAAATACGTTAAATCATTACAGTTGGATTGGTTTAGGTCGAGAAGGAGGTAGTAAAGGAGAGTATTCAGCTATATTTTATAACGAACATCGCTACACTCCTCTTGAATACGATCACTTTTGGTTATCAGATACGCCAAATGTAATTGGTTCAACAAGTTGGGGAAATAGCATTCCACGTATGGCCACCTGGGCCAAATTCCTTGATCATGCAAGTAATCAAAGCTTCAATGTAGTTAATACGCACTTCGATCATCAATCTGCAAATGCCAGAGAGAAGAGTGCGGCATTGATCAATGAAAAGATAAAAGAATTCGACCCAGATTTGCCAGTATTGCTAACAGGGGATTTTAACGCGAGTCCTGATAGCATTCCATATGAGACGCTGACAAGTGAAGGTCCTTTCGACGATTTGCTCAAAACGGCAAATGTCACCATTAATGAAAACCTCGGCACTTTCAACGGTTTTGATGATAAAACAGGTGGAGGCCCTGATAGCCGCATAGACTGGGTATTGGGGAAAGGTAACATATTCACACATAAAACGAGAATCATCAACGATTATAAAAATGGACAATTTCCAAGTGATCATTATCCAGTAACCTCAAATCTAACAATTTCCTATTAA
- the rhaB gene encoding rhamnulokinase, whose translation MQKCNLAVDIGASSGRVIAGYLENNQLLLEEVHRFDNKMIKKDGHLCWDIDRLFSEIKTGLRKSVEMNYQPQTVGVDTWAVDFVLLDENRNRITDAIAYRDHRTDGAMEEVFQLIDQQEIYQQTGIQFQPFNTIYQLHALKQESPKIFDKAAYFLMVPDYLHYLLTGKITNEYTNATTTQFLNADTQQWEKAFLEKIGIPDKLFSEPTMPMQSIGSLTDELQEELGFNLDVVLPGTHDTASAVVSVPAQETIYISSGTWSLMGVEHDSPISSPQAFQYNFTNEGGANENIRFLKNIMGLWMIQEVRREYKEQYSFAEFVELVEQEAAFTSKVDVNDQRFLSPDSMKQVIQEYCQETNQQLPETPGQFAKCIYDSLVDCYVETAAEIEELTGRTYNSIHIIGGGSKNNYMNKKLAEVSGKSIFTGPSEATAIGNLIAQMLATGQLTSIEESKAIINDSFDIQKF comes from the coding sequence TTGCAAAAATGTAATTTAGCAGTTGATATCGGTGCATCCAGTGGCCGTGTGATCGCTGGTTATCTTGAGAATAATCAACTGTTGCTTGAAGAGGTTCATCGGTTTGACAATAAGATGATCAAAAAAGATGGACACCTGTGTTGGGATATTGATCGATTATTTAGCGAAATTAAAACAGGCCTCCGAAAAAGTGTTGAGATGAATTATCAGCCTCAGACTGTCGGGGTTGATACTTGGGCAGTAGACTTTGTGCTATTAGATGAGAATAGGAATAGAATTACCGATGCCATCGCCTATCGTGATCATCGAACAGATGGAGCCATGGAGGAAGTATTTCAGCTTATTGATCAACAAGAAATATATCAACAAACAGGAATTCAGTTTCAACCCTTTAATACGATCTATCAGTTACACGCGTTAAAGCAGGAGAGTCCGAAAATTTTTGATAAAGCAGCATATTTTCTGATGGTGCCTGATTATCTTCATTATTTACTAACTGGAAAAATAACAAATGAATATACCAATGCAACTACTACTCAGTTCTTGAATGCAGATACCCAACAATGGGAAAAAGCATTTCTTGAGAAGATCGGAATACCAGATAAGCTATTTTCAGAACCGACGATGCCGATGCAGTCGATCGGCTCCCTTACCGATGAACTGCAGGAAGAGCTTGGTTTTAATCTGGATGTTGTATTACCTGGTACACATGACACTGCATCTGCAGTTGTATCCGTTCCAGCACAAGAAACGATTTACATTAGTTCAGGTACCTGGTCGCTAATGGGGGTGGAGCATGATTCACCAATCAGCTCACCACAGGCGTTTCAGTACAACTTCACCAATGAAGGTGGGGCCAATGAAAACATTCGCTTTCTCAAAAACATTATGGGACTTTGGATGATACAAGAGGTGAGAAGAGAATATAAGGAGCAGTACAGCTTTGCAGAGTTTGTGGAGCTCGTTGAACAGGAAGCTGCATTTACTTCAAAAGTGGATGTCAATGATCAACGATTCTTAAGTCCGGATAGTATGAAACAAGTTATTCAAGAATATTGTCAGGAAACTAATCAGCAGCTGCCAGAAACGCCAGGGCAATTTGCAAAGTGTATTTATGACAGTTTAGTAGATTGCTACGTTGAAACCGCTGCAGAAATTGAGGAGCTAACCGGGCGAACCTACAACTCAATTCATATCATTGGCGGTGGGAGTAAGAATAATTACATGAATAAGAAATTAGCAGAGGTTTCTGGCAAGTCTATTTTTACAGGACCATCTGAAGCAACAGCAATTGGTAATTTAATCGCGCAAATGCTGGCGACTGGACAATTAACTTCCATCGAAGAGTCAAAAGCAATTATTAATGATTCATTTGATATTCAAAAATTTTAA
- the rhaA gene encoding L-rhamnose isomerase, whose amino-acid sequence MSVKENFERAKGQYEKWGVSVEDAFAKLKQVPISIHCWQGDDIGGFEVDQQELSGGIDVTGDYPGKATTPEELRSDLEKALSLIPGKHKINLHAIYAETDGQVVDRNELEPKHFENWVKWAKENDLGLDFNPTLFSHPKAADGLTLAHPDKEIRDFWIQHCIQSRKIGEYFGRELGQPALNNIWIPDGYKDIPSDRLTPRKRLKDSLDEIFAADVDESLNIDAVESKLFGIGSEAYVVGSHEFYMGYAMKNNKLCLLDSGHYHPTEVISNKISSLLLFSDRLALHVSRPVRWDSDHVVILDDELREIGLEIVRNDALDKVMIGLDFFDASINRVAAWTIGTRNMIKSLLYALLLPNEHLKQLQEEGNFTDRLALMEEFKTYPFGAIWDYYCEQMGVPAQENWLQEVKDYETNVLSKRNS is encoded by the coding sequence ATGAGCGTAAAAGAAAATTTTGAAAGAGCAAAAGGACAATACGAAAAATGGGGAGTATCTGTAGAAGATGCATTTGCCAAATTGAAACAGGTACCGATTTCGATCCATTGCTGGCAAGGTGATGACATTGGCGGGTTTGAAGTAGACCAGCAAGAATTATCTGGCGGAATTGATGTAACAGGGGATTATCCTGGTAAAGCAACAACTCCTGAGGAATTACGTAGTGACTTGGAGAAAGCGTTATCGCTTATTCCTGGTAAACATAAGATTAATCTGCATGCTATTTATGCAGAAACAGATGGGCAAGTGGTTGACCGTAATGAATTGGAACCAAAACATTTTGAAAATTGGGTGAAGTGGGCAAAAGAAAATGATTTAGGACTTGATTTTAATCCGACTTTATTCTCACACCCTAAGGCAGCCGACGGATTAACGTTAGCACATCCGGATAAAGAGATACGTGACTTCTGGATTCAGCATTGTATTCAATCGCGTAAAATCGGCGAATATTTCGGGCGTGAATTAGGTCAGCCTGCTCTTAATAACATTTGGATTCCAGATGGTTATAAGGATATTCCAAGTGACCGTTTAACACCGCGTAAGCGACTAAAGGATTCATTAGATGAAATTTTTGCAGCAGATGTGGACGAATCGTTAAACATTGATGCTGTAGAAAGTAAATTATTTGGTATCGGTTCTGAAGCATATGTTGTTGGTTCCCATGAATTCTATATGGGCTATGCGATGAAAAATAATAAGCTATGCCTGCTAGATTCGGGGCATTATCATCCAACAGAGGTTATTTCAAACAAAATTTCATCTTTATTATTATTTAGTGATAGACTAGCACTGCACGTATCACGTCCGGTTCGTTGGGACAGTGACCACGTGGTAATTCTTGATGATGAACTACGTGAAATCGGTTTAGAGATTGTCCGCAATGATGCGTTGGATAAAGTCATGATCGGGCTGGATTTCTTTGATGCCAGTATTAACCGTGTAGCGGCATGGACAATCGGAACTCGTAACATGATCAAATCGTTGTTATATGCATTACTCTTACCAAATGAGCATTTAAAACAGTTACAAGAAGAAGGTAACTTCACAGACCGTCTTGCATTAATGGAAGAATTTAAAACCTATCCATTCGGTGCGATTTGGGATTATTATTGTGAGCAAATGGGAGTTCCGGCTCAAGAGAACTGGTTACAAGAAGTGAAAGATTATGAAACAAACGTTCTATCTAAACGAAATAGCTAA
- a CDS encoding bifunctional aldolase/short-chain dehydrogenase, with protein sequence MVQNKWDDSQVTQGEGLETLVYRSNLLGSDRAVVNIGGGNTSSKTIEKDFKGDDIEVMWVKGSGSDLATMKSHNFTGLKLDDIRPLLEREDMSDEEMVEYLSHCMIDAKHPRSSIETLLHAFLPFKQVDHTHPDAIISIACADNGKEIAEEIYGDRFVWVPYIRPGFKLSKMIAEGVKNNPNAELVIMEKHGLVTWGETSTESYNKTIEVINEAESYINQKAEGQSLFGGAKYQSLSDDERKNLFAEIMPVIRGQVSNDKKMLTTYNDDAQVLEFVNSQDAEALSQVGAACPDHLVHTKRVPLFIDWDPQSGDIDTLKEQIKTGVAAYKEEYVAYFERNKSEGDQIVETAPRIILIPGLGMVNTGKDWKSANISEQLYHRAIAVMSGATVLGNFVSLNEEESYLIEYWPLELYKLSLAPPEAEFSRQVAFVTGGAGGIGTATTYRLLNEGAHVVIADINLEGAENLANEVNEKYGANRALAVKMDVTKEEEVQGALATSIRQYGGIDILVNNAGLASSAPFEETTMDQWNLNINVLVTGYFLVAREVFKLMKEQEIGGSMVFIGSKNSIYAGKNAAAYSTAKAAEVHLARTIAADGGSLGIRVNSVLPDAVIRGSKIWDSSWKKERASSYGIGTDDLEEHYRKRTILNVNILPEDIAESIAFLASSKAAKTTGCMVTVDGGVAAAFTR encoded by the coding sequence TTGGTACAAAACAAATGGGACGATAGTCAAGTAACGCAAGGAGAAGGATTAGAAACACTGGTATACCGTTCTAATCTTCTAGGATCAGATCGCGCCGTAGTCAATATCGGTGGGGGTAATACATCTTCTAAAACAATCGAAAAGGACTTTAAAGGAGATGACATCGAAGTCATGTGGGTGAAGGGTAGCGGATCTGATTTAGCTACGATGAAATCTCATAATTTCACCGGTTTAAAATTAGATGATATTCGTCCATTACTAGAAAGAGAAGACATGTCTGATGAAGAAATGGTAGAATACTTATCTCATTGTATGATTGATGCCAAGCATCCACGTTCTTCCATCGAAACATTGCTTCATGCATTTCTGCCATTTAAGCAAGTGGATCATACCCATCCAGATGCTATTATCAGCATTGCATGTGCAGACAATGGCAAGGAAATTGCTGAAGAAATTTATGGAGATCGTTTTGTATGGGTTCCATACATCCGTCCTGGTTTTAAATTGTCTAAGATGATCGCTGAAGGCGTGAAGAATAACCCGAATGCAGAATTGGTTATTATGGAGAAACACGGCCTGGTTACTTGGGGCGAAACATCGACAGAAAGCTACAACAAAACCATTGAAGTGATTAACGAGGCTGAAAGCTATATTAATCAAAAAGCGGAAGGGCAATCGCTGTTTGGCGGTGCAAAATACCAATCGCTATCTGATGATGAAAGAAAAAATCTTTTTGCAGAAATCATGCCGGTAATCCGTGGACAAGTTAGCAATGATAAGAAAATGCTCACAACTTATAATGATGATGCCCAAGTATTAGAATTCGTTAACAGTCAAGATGCAGAGGCACTTTCTCAAGTTGGCGCAGCATGTCCGGATCATCTAGTTCACACAAAACGTGTTCCATTATTCATTGACTGGGATCCGCAATCTGGTGATATCGATACATTAAAAGAACAAATTAAAACAGGTGTAGCAGCGTATAAAGAAGAGTATGTTGCTTACTTTGAAAGAAATAAGAGTGAAGGCGATCAAATCGTAGAAACGGCTCCACGTATTATTCTTATTCCTGGTTTAGGTATGGTGAATACAGGAAAGGATTGGAAATCGGCAAATATTAGTGAACAATTGTATCATCGCGCAATTGCAGTAATGAGCGGTGCGACAGTTCTTGGTAACTTTGTTTCGCTAAATGAAGAGGAGTCCTATTTGATCGAGTACTGGCCATTAGAGTTGTATAAATTAAGCTTAGCTCCGCCGGAAGCAGAATTTTCTCGTCAAGTTGCATTTGTTACAGGTGGCGCTGGCGGAATTGGTACAGCTACCACGTATCGTTTGCTTAATGAAGGTGCACACGTTGTGATTGCTGATATTAATTTGGAAGGTGCAGAGAACCTTGCAAATGAAGTAAACGAAAAGTATGGTGCAAACCGAGCACTTGCTGTCAAGATGGACGTAACAAAGGAAGAAGAAGTGCAGGGAGCATTAGCAACTTCGATCAGACAGTACGGTGGAATCGATATTTTAGTAAATAACGCAGGCTTAGCTAGCTCTGCACCATTTGAAGAAACAACGATGGATCAATGGAATTTAAATATTAATGTATTAGTAACTGGTTATTTCTTAGTAGCACGTGAAGTGTTCAAGCTGATGAAAGAACAGGAAATCGGCGGAAGCATGGTATTTATCGGTTCTAAAAACTCTATTTATGCTGGAAAAAATGCAGCAGCATACAGTACAGCAAAAGCTGCTGAAGTTCACTTAGCAAGAACAATCGCAGCAGATGGTGGTTCACTTGGAATCCGTGTTAACTCTGTATTACCAGATGCTGTTATCCGAGGATCTAAAATTTGGGATTCCTCTTGGAAGAAAGAACGTGCTTCCTCTTACGGAATCGGAACAGATGATTTAGAAGAACACTATCGTAAACGCACGATTTTAAATGTGAATATTTTACCAGAGGATATTGCAGAATCAATTGCATTCCTAGCATCCTCCAAAGCAGCCAAAACAACTGGTTGTATGGTAACGGTTGACGGTGGGGTAGCAGCAGCCTTCACTAGATAA
- a CDS encoding (Fe-S)-binding protein — MKVSFFITCLGDMFYVNAGKAAVELLEHLGCEVDFPRTQTCCGQPAYNSGYQRETIEVAKHLVETFEHAEYVVGISGSCVYMIHEYVHLFEEGSEWQQRAVKLKEKTYELTQFIVDVLGVEDVGASYDAVATYHTSCHMTRLLKVNEAPFRLLNNVKGLEMIDLPNRHDCCGFGGTFSVKMSDISEQMVDEKVHHIEETKANLLLGADGSCLMNIGGRMSRNGSPVEVKHIAEILNSRGDA; from the coding sequence ATGAAAGTATCATTTTTCATCACATGTTTAGGGGATATGTTCTATGTTAATGCAGGGAAAGCCGCAGTCGAATTACTAGAACATCTTGGATGTGAGGTTGATTTTCCTAGAACACAAACGTGTTGCGGTCAGCCTGCCTACAACAGTGGTTATCAGAGAGAAACAATTGAAGTAGCAAAGCATTTGGTCGAAACATTTGAACATGCGGAGTATGTTGTTGGTATCTCTGGCTCATGTGTGTACATGATTCATGAATATGTACATTTATTTGAAGAAGGTTCGGAATGGCAGCAACGAGCAGTTAAGTTAAAAGAAAAAACATATGAATTAACGCAATTTATTGTCGACGTACTTGGAGTGGAAGATGTTGGTGCCAGTTATGATGCTGTTGCAACCTACCACACCTCATGTCACATGACACGTTTATTGAAGGTTAACGAAGCACCATTTCGCCTTTTAAACAATGTCAAAGGGCTGGAGATGATTGATTTACCAAACCGTCATGATTGTTGTGGATTCGGAGGAACTTTTTCAGTGAAAATGAGTGATATTTCGGAACAGATGGTTGACGAAAAAGTACACCACATCGAAGAAACGAAGGCGAATTTGTTATTAGGTGCGGATGGCAGTTGTTTGATGAATATCGGTGGACGAATGTCTCGTAATGGAAGTCCGGTCGAAGTAAAACATATTGCAGAAATATTAAATAGCAGAGGTGACGCATAA